From Thermoanaerobaculia bacterium:
CGGCGAAGCGGTCGAAGCGTGACCGGGGCGGTCCCGGTCCGCTGCCCCGTCTGCGGCGAGGTCTCGGAAATCTCGGTCGATCCGTCGGGAGGCGCCCTCCAGGAGTACACGGAGGACTGCCCCGTCTGCTGCCGG
This genomic window contains:
- a CDS encoding CPXCG motif-containing cysteine-rich protein, which translates into the protein MTGAVPVRCPVCGEVSEISVDPSGGALQEYTEDCPVCCRPWKVRIAFDEWGDPDVAVTPEND